Proteins from a genomic interval of Zingiber officinale cultivar Zhangliang chromosome 2A, Zo_v1.1, whole genome shotgun sequence:
- the LOC122041005 gene encoding uncharacterized protein LOC122041005 translates to MEAELCSARILSPSREESGDEELSVLPRHTKVIVTGNNRTKSVLVGLQGVVKKAVGLGGWHWLVLKNGVEVKLQRNALSVLEAPTGNEDDNEEIDCDNSFCSSSDVGDKDIDYSSLEFHKSTKPRVRHTRPWTSSAKSNNGRSNYRDAHSNSHKRHTRVNLAKLGTATLWRYWRHFNLVNINPNPTKEQLIHAVQNHFLSQQLDEMQVIVGFIHTAKRLKKLYS, encoded by the exons ATGGAGGCGGAGTTGTGTTCTGCCCGCATCCTATCGCCATCTCGGGAAGAAAGCGGCGATGAAGAGCTCTCAGTGCTTCCCAGGCACACTAAAGTCATTGTAACTGGTAACAACAGAACAAAATCTGTCCTTGTTGGTCTTCAAGGTGTTGTGAAGAAGGCAGTTGGTCTTGGGGGATGGCATTGGCTG GTCCTAAAGAATGGTGTTGAGGTGAAGTTGCAAAGAAATGCATTGAGCGTCCTAGAAGCTCCCACAGGGAATGAAGATGACAACGAAGAGATTGACTGTGACAACTCATTCTGCAGTAGTTCTGATGTGGGGGACAAAGATATTGATTact CTAGCTTAGAGTTCCACAAGTCAACAAAGCCAAGGGTTAGGCATACAAGGCCATGGACGTCCTCTGCAAAATCAAATAACGGCCGTAGCAACTACCGAGATGCTCATTCAAATTCTCACAAGCGTCATACG AGAGTGAATTTGGCTAAGCTTGGGACAGCCACCTTGTGGAGATATTGGCGGCACTTCAATCTC GTTAACATTAATCCCAATCCTACAAAGGAACAACTGATACATGCTGTGCAGAATCATTTTCTCTCACAG CAACTGGATGAGATGCAGGTCATTGTAGGATTCATCCACACTGCCAAGAGGTTGAAAAAGCTTTACTCCTAG